One segment of Gordonia terrae DNA contains the following:
- a CDS encoding SpoIID/LytB domain-containing protein, with amino-acid sequence MCSAVTKARPTRRLPRWTASGARPGRARNRALTWAAAGLAPALLAGGLAVASSSESAEQVELSVGSTVTLIGHGHGHGRGMGQWGAYGYARKGWTAQQILRHYYGGTTAGKVDRPEILVALTGQGSVNVHADAGMRVGGQTVAPGQAVSLSGGTATILSGCGGGAVRSVPATFVEPLSMAPNRPGGEFLKFCGSNKAYRGAMGLEGGRVVNRIHVDDYVKGVIPRESLPAWGDSGGAAALQAQAVAARTYALAAIAGGKKIDDTQNSQVYGGVSGEDRRTNAAADATAGQILLQNGQPAFTEFSASTGGFTAGGRFPAVVDEGDTVSPNHNWTATVSAGSIGSAFGVGALRSFEVIEANGLGAEHGRAIKVRAVGSGGTAEVSGEEARTKLQLKSSWFAVQGQPAPPRIVKPPTGPASPGGGGIDFGSLDQLAEQILPGSSKFLDMATSAMNGRFADLGGITGPLGQALGVPTLTPDAAGVTQLFEKGMMFFTPATGPRVLVGKGLERYQDRGGIPALGFPKRDAFR; translated from the coding sequence ACCGCGCGTTGACCTGGGCCGCGGCCGGGCTGGCGCCCGCACTGCTGGCCGGTGGACTCGCGGTTGCGAGTTCATCGGAATCGGCCGAACAGGTCGAGCTCTCGGTCGGGTCGACGGTGACGCTTATCGGGCACGGTCATGGCCACGGCCGCGGAATGGGGCAATGGGGAGCGTACGGCTACGCCCGTAAGGGCTGGACGGCACAGCAGATCCTGCGCCACTACTACGGTGGCACCACCGCGGGGAAGGTGGACAGGCCCGAGATCCTGGTGGCCCTCACGGGTCAGGGCTCGGTGAATGTGCACGCGGACGCCGGCATGCGAGTCGGTGGTCAGACGGTGGCTCCCGGGCAGGCGGTCAGCCTGTCCGGGGGCACGGCCACCATCCTCAGCGGATGCGGTGGTGGGGCGGTGCGGTCGGTACCCGCCACGTTCGTCGAACCACTCAGCATGGCGCCCAATCGACCGGGCGGCGAATTCCTCAAGTTCTGCGGTTCGAACAAGGCCTACCGCGGGGCCATGGGCCTCGAAGGTGGGCGCGTGGTCAACCGCATCCACGTCGACGACTACGTCAAAGGCGTCATCCCGCGCGAGAGCCTGCCCGCCTGGGGTGACTCCGGCGGCGCGGCGGCGTTGCAGGCGCAGGCGGTGGCGGCCCGCACCTACGCGCTCGCGGCGATCGCGGGCGGCAAGAAGATCGACGACACCCAGAATTCGCAGGTCTACGGCGGTGTCTCCGGTGAGGACCGGCGAACCAACGCGGCGGCCGACGCCACCGCCGGCCAGATCCTGCTGCAGAACGGACAGCCGGCCTTCACCGAGTTCTCCGCATCGACCGGCGGTTTCACCGCAGGTGGTCGCTTCCCGGCGGTGGTCGACGAAGGGGACACGGTCTCGCCGAACCACAACTGGACGGCCACCGTTAGTGCGGGCAGCATCGGATCGGCTTTCGGGGTCGGTGCCCTACGGAGCTTCGAGGTCATCGAGGCCAACGGCCTGGGCGCCGAACACGGGCGCGCGATCAAGGTCCGCGCGGTCGGCTCGGGTGGCACCGCGGAGGTGAGCGGTGAGGAAGCACGGACCAAGCTGCAGCTGAAGTCCTCATGGTTCGCGGTGCAGGGCCAGCCCGCACCGCCCCGCATCGTCAAACCACCCACCGGTCCGGCGTCGCCCGGCGGCGGTGGGATCGACTTCGGCAGCCTCGATCAGCTCGCCGAGCAGATCTTGCCCGGGTCGTCGAAGTTCCTGGACATGGCGACCTCGGCGATGAACGGGCGGTTCGCGGACCTCGGTGGGATCACCGGACCGCTCGGCCAGGCGCTCGGCGTGCCGACCCTGACCCCCGACGCCGCGGGCGTCACGCAGCTCTTCGAGAAGGGGATGATGTTCTTCACCCCGGCCACGGGCCCGCGGGTGCTGGTCGGCAAGGGGCTCGAGCGATACCAGGACCGCGGCGGCATCCCCGCGCTGGGCTTCCCGAAGCGCGACGCGTTCCGCTGA
- a CDS encoding GAF and ANTAR domain-containing protein, with protein sequence MTGLADFGAQMTRIASEMRKESDDTEAALRSMTKFAVDAIPGAEYATVTLVADGAVETPVMVGDLGGEADRLQRELREGPCIRAAVSDLTVWVDDMRVETRWPNFAAAAAELGIRSMACFYLYIDGDDSAALNLHSTEPAAFTPEARQLGELFAAHAATAFGAVQEKQQLRAALGSRDIIGQAKGMIMERYRLDADEAFSLLARLSQDTNTKLVDVAAQIVEAGPEGD encoded by the coding sequence GTGACCGGATTGGCCGACTTCGGAGCTCAGATGACGCGGATCGCGAGCGAGATGCGCAAAGAGAGTGACGACACCGAAGCAGCGCTGCGTTCCATGACCAAATTCGCGGTCGATGCGATCCCGGGCGCCGAGTACGCGACCGTGACCCTCGTCGCCGACGGCGCAGTCGAGACACCGGTGATGGTGGGCGACCTCGGCGGTGAAGCCGATCGACTGCAACGAGAGCTGCGCGAGGGTCCGTGCATCCGGGCCGCGGTCTCCGATCTCACCGTGTGGGTCGACGACATGCGCGTCGAGACACGCTGGCCCAACTTCGCGGCGGCAGCGGCAGAACTCGGTATTCGGTCGATGGCCTGTTTCTACCTCTACATCGACGGCGACGACTCGGCCGCATTGAACCTGCACAGCACCGAGCCGGCGGCGTTCACCCCCGAGGCGCGCCAGCTCGGCGAGCTGTTCGCGGCGCACGCCGCGACCGCCTTCGGCGCGGTCCAGGAGAAGCAGCAACTGCGCGCCGCACTCGGCTCACGCGACATCATCGGTCAGGCCAAGGGCATGATCATGGAGCGCTACCGGCTCGACGCAGACGAGGCCTTTTCACTTCTGGCGCGGTTGTCCCAGGACACCAACACCAAACTCGTCGACGTCGCCGCCCAGATCGTCGAAGCGGGACCGGAAGGCGACTGA
- a CDS encoding class I SAM-dependent DNA methyltransferase translates to MTDDGTTGSDRKSLPNSYFHDMYRSSDDPWGFATRWYEQRKYALTLAALSSPRYGSVFEPGCSIGVLSAELATRADHLLCTDVSPRAVELARRRLDGHDSVDVHVGDIVTDWPSGRFDLIVLSEVLYYLDDADLDEVIARLPDSLSPTGEVLAVHWRWRVEEYPRTGDQVHDALRSSALHPSASYADTDFCIDVMTSSPLGSVAQREGLVDAAAAHRTA, encoded by the coding sequence ATGACCGACGACGGCACCACCGGCAGTGATCGAAAATCGCTGCCCAACAGCTACTTTCACGACATGTATCGCAGCAGCGACGACCCGTGGGGTTTCGCGACGCGGTGGTACGAGCAGCGGAAGTACGCTCTGACCCTCGCGGCGCTGAGCTCTCCCCGGTATGGCTCGGTGTTCGAGCCCGGCTGCTCGATCGGCGTGCTGAGCGCCGAGTTGGCCACGCGCGCCGACCATCTGCTGTGTACCGATGTCAGCCCACGTGCGGTGGAACTCGCACGGAGGCGACTCGACGGCCACGACTCGGTCGACGTGCACGTCGGTGACATCGTCACCGACTGGCCGTCGGGCCGGTTCGACCTGATCGTGCTCAGCGAGGTCCTCTACTACCTCGACGACGCCGATCTCGACGAGGTCATCGCACGGCTTCCGGACTCGTTGTCGCCCACGGGCGAGGTGCTGGCGGTGCACTGGAGATGGCGGGTCGAGGAGTATCCGCGAACCGGCGACCAAGTCCATGACGCGTTGCGCTCGTCAGCGCTGCACCCGTCAGCGTCGTACGCGGACACCGACTTCTGCATCGACGTGATGACTTCGTCACCCCTCGGGTCGGTTGCGCAACGAGAAGGACTCGTCGACGCCGCAGCCGCACACCGTACGGCATAA